CAGGAATGGCATAAGGCTCAATATCCCCAAGCAAGAGTTTTCTACGGAAATCAGGGTTGTTGGGATCCTTGATGTTGAAAATAATGGATCTGTATTTGAACTTTTGGGCACCATTCGATTTGCCCCATTTCTCGAACATTGCGCTCTCAACTAAAACAGCGACTCGGAAAGGGTCACAGATATTTGCTTGTTCTCTTAAATCATCGTCAACCTCAATAGACACTTTGCACAGTGCTTCTGCAATAATTTCTCGGATTTTGTCTCGCAGTGAATCTTTACAGTAAACAAGAGAAGTTAGTTTTGGCGGTCCAATAGGATCCGATGCCGGTACTCGCAATTCAAAACTAGCCTTCTCTTTAACTTTCATGTTAACCGTTCTGTGTTCTCCAGATTCTTTCTTTGTTGTCACGACGTcagttttctcacttttaagGATAGTTGATGTTTCTGACTTTAAGAGGTGCACATTCTTAGCTGTGGATTTTTGCTCAGTCTTAATGGAGTTTGTCCTCTGACATTTCTTGTGCTCGTTAGTGTCCGAACTTGAGGCAGGTTCAGCACCAACAGAATCCCCGTAGCTAGTACTCCCATTCTTCTTTTTCATTGTTTCCTCGACAATTATGCTCTTCCACATCTCAACCACATCAGAAGCCAAGACCCTGATCTTATCACTTTTATGCTTTGTCAGTTGGCGGAGACGTTTCCCTACCTGAAATGTAAGCGTTTAAACGAAATTAAACAATCGGCAGTACAAAAATGACAATTAAAAAaagataatataaaaaaaatgaaatgttgAATCTTTATCAGGATGTCCAAAAATAATGTTCTATTTATAAATAGTATatataaatgttattctgaccATAATAATGCTAAGTTCACCAATTAAACTTAACCAttaaaactctcaaaattttcaCATTAAACATGTCGATCTCATCTTTAACCACACGTCTGAAGCATTTTTTCTCTATCACCATTGGCAGCCTGCGATTAGGGATAATTTTCCATGTAATTTCATTTGTCTTTTCTAGATGAAAAGGCCTGTAAATTACATTGATTTGAAATGAGGGATATATGCCATGATCAATAATATTATCGTTTCTCCTACAGGTGAGGAATAGAGCAGAAATTAGAGAAAAGAAAAGTAGAGAAAGAGGAAGAGAGACGATAATATTATTGATCAAGGTATACATGGATCTTATCCCTACTCATCAAATCATCACAAGAAATCATTTAGATTGTTTGTATCTCTACGCATAAAatagttttgatttttttccctAATGCCCCACATCATACTATTCTGGTGATGCGGGGCATTAGGGAAAAAAATCGAAACTATTGTTACCCTTTCTATCATATCATCTTTCGTCATTTCACCAAGTTTATTTTAAGGCTCTGGATCTTAATAACAGCTGTGCTGGAGAATCTCTCAAAGCCGAAGAGCTACAAATCTTGGCCATATGGCAAATGTTACCCGATTGCAAATTTTCAACTCACTCCAGTTTCCCCTTTCTATTAACCAGTTTATCTTGTGCATAATCTCAACATTTACGCTTCCAAAAGATCAAACAGAGTGAAGAAAGGTTAAATTCTCAAATAATGAAGAATATTAATCAGTcgcacttgaatattcctacaGAGCCCGATGAAGAGTGAAGGCGAAATCAAGATGTGGAGCTAACTGGTGATAACATGGGATGAAATTTGATAGTGGTGGTGAGGTTTGCAATTGATTAGTCCACTTCGAAGGAGAGAAAGAATGGGGTATAACTGATgggaaaaaaagagaaaattttgGTTTCTCTTACCTATTGCAGCATGAGAGATGGTGTGGTATACAAAATGGACAATGGAGGGTCTATACCAAGTAAGGAGGCCAGTTTTGTATAAGCAGCCCATCTAAAAGATTCTCCTCTTAGCACACTACATGTGGTAACAAATCCTAAATActcaacattgatgaaatcgaGGGCGTTGATCAAAAGCCTAATTGCTAACAAACAAGGCTGACAAACATAAGAATTACATCCACATTCAGGAATATGTTTCCAGctagttaataatataaaaaaatcgaaTATAGTCAAGACAGCATACTTGACAAATCCATACCATGAAAAGATTCAATTAGCCAGCACATTCACTTCATGCCGAACAAAGCTATTTGACTCCAAAATTTAAGTTACAGTTAGCAAAACGGTTATTTCGTATATACAACGGTAGACAGCAATTAATCAACA
The sequence above is a segment of the Primulina tabacum isolate GXHZ01 chromosome 6, ASM2559414v2, whole genome shotgun sequence genome. Coding sequences within it:
- the LOC142548733 gene encoding transcription elongation factor TFIIS-like; this encodes MDKELTELFEAVKRAADAADNSPGEEDRCIGALKQLKKFPVNYKVLVSTQVGKRLRQLTKHKSDKIRVLASDVVEMWKSIIVEETMKKKNGSTSYGDSVGAEPASSSDTNEHKKCQRTNSIKTEQKSTAKNVHLLKSETSTILKSEKTDVVTTKKESGEHRTVNMKVKEKASFELRVPASDPIGPPKLTSLVYCKDSLRDKIREIIAEALCKVSIEVDDDLREQANICDPFRVAVLVESAMFEKWGKSNGAQKFKYRSIIFNIKDPNNPDFRRKLLLGDIEPYAIPDLTAEEMASDERQIQNEKIKEKALFNSELGGPPKASTNEFTCSRCKKKETTYYQLQTRSADEPMTTFVTCVNCNKRWKF